One Acidobacteriota bacterium genomic window carries:
- a CDS encoding HD domain-containing protein, with protein MLPTNHAAPIDAGGIALGPTWRSQLDAAREELKENTRDARGGIRWLGRYTSRIDDILRGIYRAADAVTDTPCALIPIGGYGRRHLCLHSDIDLLIVLDGEIGATEEKFISAILHPLWDLGFEVGHQIRRFDELAQPEVDNPEYLTALMEARFLEGDRALFGRVADTCLANGSVWRPAMRKALVDLIKQRLSRFNHTVFHLEPDVKDSPGGLRDATAIRLLQGMEQDRPYDTYVDPGRLAEAEDFMLRVRSVLHMERKRNANVLEHGLQEAVAQAFGSPGEQPGRQVERLMSTYYHHARRINRSLQTLLKAATAPEDADTAVEPIDDDLVQAWDGIRFADGTRASLQPRIWLRPFEEALARDSTVSEQVLTCVERHGERYMPEAFFPTDRERDQLLDLLRPRPGLYDRLEEMHSRGLLGRMFPEFQKIYCHVTRDFYHRYTVDEHTLRAIRNVEHLCTPMTHSRKRFAGLLRELDEPELLVLALMFHDVGKWTNRNHAEEGVRMANDAMRRLRLPERSRQMVEFLIRHHLQMSVVAFRRDAEDPDTVIGFTRLVGTEERLKLLTLLTLADVDAVSPGVLTPWKEEMLWRLYVESYNQLTLGYGDDSIDHDEVARIALNVQRPDDITEAELTSYLEGFPQRYLRLVDGPVVYDHLRLARDLKPGIVRPILKTHETSWELSAIALDQPRLFSNICGVLSFFGMDIMRGHVMSNQHGVALDIFEFEDREKFLTLNPSARDELEALLDDVIGGRVVIDEKLKGRWRAGRKKLPVEQITPHVHYNNHYSKRFTVVEMVAPNGWGLLYRVSRAIADSGCSIDLVLINTEGTKALDVFHLTEQGGKLTEETQERLKADLEETLGAAANH; from the coding sequence ATGCTCCCCACGAACCACGCCGCGCCGATCGACGCCGGCGGAATTGCCCTTGGGCCGACCTGGCGGTCGCAACTCGACGCGGCCCGGGAGGAGTTGAAGGAAAACACCCGGGATGCGCGCGGCGGCATCCGCTGGCTCGGACGCTACACATCACGGATCGACGACATCCTCCGCGGCATCTATCGTGCCGCCGACGCCGTCACCGACACGCCGTGCGCCCTGATTCCCATCGGCGGGTACGGCCGGCGTCACCTCTGCCTCCACTCCGACATCGACTTGCTGATAGTCCTCGATGGTGAGATCGGGGCGACGGAAGAGAAGTTCATCAGCGCGATCCTGCACCCGCTCTGGGACCTCGGGTTTGAAGTAGGCCACCAGATCCGACGCTTCGACGAACTCGCACAGCCCGAGGTGGACAACCCGGAGTACCTGACGGCGCTCATGGAGGCGCGCTTCCTGGAAGGGGACCGCGCCCTGTTCGGGCGGGTGGCCGACACCTGCCTGGCGAACGGCTCGGTCTGGCGCCCGGCCATGCGCAAGGCCCTGGTCGATCTGATCAAGCAGCGTCTGTCGCGATTCAACCACACCGTGTTTCACCTGGAGCCAGACGTCAAGGATTCGCCGGGCGGGCTGCGCGACGCGACCGCGATCCGACTGCTCCAGGGGATGGAGCAAGACCGGCCGTACGACACCTACGTGGATCCCGGACGCCTCGCCGAAGCCGAGGACTTCATGCTGCGGGTCCGCTCCGTCCTGCACATGGAGCGCAAGCGCAACGCCAACGTGCTGGAGCACGGGTTGCAGGAAGCGGTGGCCCAGGCGTTCGGTTCGCCCGGCGAGCAGCCGGGACGGCAGGTCGAGCGGCTGATGAGCACTTACTACCATCACGCCCGGCGCATCAACCGATCCCTGCAGACGCTGCTCAAGGCCGCCACCGCGCCCGAAGACGCCGACACTGCGGTGGAGCCGATCGACGACGACCTCGTGCAGGCATGGGACGGCATCCGCTTCGCCGACGGAACTCGCGCGTCGCTGCAACCACGCATCTGGCTGCGCCCGTTCGAGGAAGCGCTCGCGCGGGACTCGACCGTGTCGGAACAGGTGCTCACCTGCGTCGAACGGCATGGCGAGCGCTACATGCCGGAGGCCTTCTTTCCGACAGACCGGGAGCGCGATCAGTTGCTGGACCTGCTCCGCCCGCGCCCCGGGCTCTATGACCGGCTGGAAGAGATGCACAGCCGCGGCCTGCTGGGCCGGATGTTTCCGGAGTTCCAGAAGATCTACTGCCACGTGACGCGCGACTTCTACCATCGGTACACGGTCGACGAGCACACCCTCCGCGCGATCCGCAACGTGGAGCATCTCTGCACGCCGATGACGCACAGCCGGAAACGGTTCGCCGGGCTGCTCCGGGAACTGGATGAGCCGGAGCTGCTGGTGCTCGCGCTGATGTTCCACGACGTCGGCAAGTGGACGAACCGGAACCACGCCGAAGAAGGCGTCCGGATGGCGAACGACGCGATGCGGCGCCTTCGCCTGCCGGAACGGTCGCGGCAGATGGTCGAGTTCCTGATACGCCACCATCTGCAAATGTCCGTCGTTGCGTTCCGGCGCGACGCCGAGGATCCCGACACGGTGATCGGCTTCACACGGCTCGTCGGAACCGAGGAGCGGCTGAAGCTGCTGACGCTCCTGACCCTGGCCGATGTCGACGCGGTGAGCCCCGGCGTGCTGACCCCGTGGAAGGAAGAAATGCTCTGGCGGCTCTACGTCGAGAGCTACAACCAGTTGACGCTCGGCTATGGCGACGACTCGATCGACCACGACGAAGTCGCGCGGATCGCGCTGAACGTGCAGCGTCCGGACGACATAACGGAGGCGGAGCTCACGTCGTACCTCGAGGGGTTTCCGCAGCGCTACCTCCGGCTCGTGGACGGCCCGGTGGTCTACGACCACCTTCGCCTGGCCAGGGACCTGAAGCCCGGCATCGTAAGACCGATCCTCAAGACGCATGAGACGTCGTGGGAATTGAGCGCCATCGCGCTCGATCAGCCGCGCCTCTTCTCGAACATCTGCGGGGTGCTGTCGTTCTTCGGAATGGACATCATGCGAGGCCACGTGATGAGCAATCAGCATGGCGTGGCGCTCGATATCTTCGAGTTCGAGGACCGCGAGAAGTTCCTCACCCTGAACCCGTCCGCGCGCGACGAGCTGGAGGCCCTGCTCGACGACGTCATCGGCGGACGGGTGGTGATCGATGAGAAGCTGAAGGGCCGTTGGCGGGCCGGCCGGAAGAAGCTGCCGGTCGAGCAGATAACGCCCCACGTGCACTACAACAACCACTACTCGAAGCGCTTTACGGTGGTGGAAATGGTCGCGCCGAACGGATGGGGGCTTCTCTACCGGGTAAGCCGCGCGATCGCGGACAGCGGTTGTTCGATCGATCTGGTGCTGATCAACACCGAGGGAACGAAGGCGCTGGACGTCTTCCACCTGACGGAGCAGGGCGGCAAACTGACCGAGGAGACACAGGAGCGTTTGAAGGCGGACCTGGAGGAAACGCTCGGGGCGGCGGCGAATCACTGA
- a CDS encoding P-II family nitrogen regulator, with product MKLIKAIVRPNKVDEIKDALNEANLSGITVSEVRGHGRQRGHSSIYRGREYEISLLPKVKIEVVVADDQVETAIDAIMDVARTGEIGDGRIFVLPVEQSCVIRTGERDVV from the coding sequence ATGAAACTGATCAAGGCGATTGTGAGACCGAACAAGGTCGACGAAATAAAGGACGCCCTCAACGAGGCGAACCTGTCGGGAATCACCGTGAGCGAGGTGCGGGGACACGGCCGGCAACGGGGTCACTCCTCCATCTACCGTGGCCGGGAGTACGAGATCAGCCTGTTGCCCAAGGTGAAGATCGAAGTGGTCGTCGCGGACGACCAGGTCGAGACGGCGATCGACGCGATCATGGATGTGGCGCGGACCGGCGAGATTGGCGACGGACGGATTTTCGTCCTGCCGGTCGAGCAGAGTTGCGTCATTCGGACGGGAGAGCGCGACGTCGTGTAG
- the glnA gene encoding type I glutamate--ammonia ligase, with amino-acid sequence MTANDVMAKIEGEGIRVIDLRFIDLPGLWQHFTVSAKEFAEDVFEEGIGFDGSSIRGFQEIQESDMLLVPDASSAFMDPFSAEPTLCLICNVKDPVTGEDYSRDPRHIAQKAENYLKSTGIGDTAYFGPEPEFFIFDDVRFGQGYNEGYYHIDAGEGFWNAGRVENPDGAGNSRNLGYKIRYKQGYFPVPPMDSHQDLRTEMLLALEALGVDIEVHHHEVGTAGQAEIDMRFDSLVNMGDKLLKYKYAVKNVARKHGKTVTLMPKPVFQDNGSGMHVHQSIWKNGRNQFFAAGTYGDLSETAVHYIGGILKHAPALLALTNPTTNSYRRLVPGYEAPINLIYSMRNRSAAVRIPVYSKSEKAKRVECRFPDPTCNGYLAFSAMLMAGLDGVQNKIMPPEPMDKDLYDLPPEELGKIESTPGDLSQVLDALEADHEFLLKGDVFTPDVIENWISYKRENEVDAIRLRPHPWEFALYFDI; translated from the coding sequence ATGACAGCGAATGACGTGATGGCGAAGATCGAGGGGGAGGGGATCCGCGTTATCGATCTCCGGTTCATCGATCTGCCGGGACTGTGGCAGCACTTCACGGTGTCCGCCAAGGAGTTTGCGGAAGACGTGTTCGAGGAGGGAATCGGCTTCGACGGATCGAGCATCCGCGGGTTCCAGGAGATCCAGGAGAGCGACATGCTGCTCGTCCCGGATGCATCCTCCGCGTTCATGGATCCGTTCTCGGCCGAGCCGACGCTCTGCCTGATCTGCAACGTGAAGGACCCGGTGACCGGCGAGGACTACTCCCGCGACCCGCGCCACATCGCGCAAAAGGCGGAGAACTACCTGAAGTCGACCGGCATCGGCGACACTGCCTACTTCGGGCCGGAGCCGGAGTTCTTCATCTTTGATGACGTCCGGTTCGGGCAGGGCTACAACGAGGGCTACTACCACATCGACGCCGGCGAGGGTTTCTGGAACGCCGGACGTGTGGAGAATCCGGACGGCGCCGGGAACTCCCGGAACCTCGGCTACAAGATCCGCTACAAGCAGGGGTACTTCCCGGTGCCCCCGATGGACAGCCACCAGGACCTGCGGACCGAGATGCTGCTCGCCCTCGAAGCGCTGGGCGTCGACATCGAGGTGCACCACCACGAGGTGGGAACCGCCGGCCAGGCAGAAATCGACATGCGGTTCGACTCGCTCGTCAACATGGGCGACAAGCTGCTGAAGTACAAGTACGCCGTCAAGAACGTCGCGCGGAAGCACGGCAAGACGGTTACGCTGATGCCGAAGCCGGTGTTCCAGGACAACGGCTCCGGCATGCACGTGCACCAGAGCATCTGGAAGAACGGCCGGAACCAGTTCTTCGCGGCCGGCACCTACGGCGACCTGAGCGAGACCGCCGTCCACTACATCGGCGGCATCCTCAAGCATGCGCCGGCGCTGCTCGCGCTGACCAATCCGACGACCAACTCGTACCGGCGCCTGGTGCCCGGCTACGAGGCTCCGATCAACCTCATCTACTCGATGCGGAACCGGAGCGCGGCCGTCCGGATCCCGGTCTACTCGAAGAGCGAGAAGGCGAAGCGGGTCGAGTGCCGGTTCCCGGATCCGACCTGCAACGGCTACCTTGCGTTCAGCGCCATGCTGATGGCGGGCCTCGACGGGGTCCAGAACAAGATCATGCCGCCGGAGCCGATGGACAAGGACCTGTACGACCTGCCGCCGGAGGAGCTGGGCAAGATCGAGAGTACGCCGGGCGACCTGTCGCAGGTGCTCGACGCGCTTGAGGCGGACCACGAGTTCCTGCTGAAGGGAGACGTTTTCACGCCCGACGTCATCGAGAACTGGATCTCCTACAAGCGCGAGAACGAAGTCGACGCGATCCGGTTGCGGCCCCACCCGTGGGAGTTCGCGCTCTACTTCGACATCTAG
- the glnE gene encoding bifunctional [glutamate--ammonia ligase]-adenylyl-L-tyrosine phosphorylase/[glutamate--ammonia-ligase] adenylyltransferase yields the protein MPPTEPAVVTPRDIFLAAQLAPERAAAFLETCGLRDGAAADAHLQQLAADLPSRLALGEMAETLFDAFATTPDPDAALVGFCRFASEHTPKITFINNLRADPRMLEILTQILGTSPFLSEILIRNPEYLHWLHHELEQRPPDRDDYASEVNRLLNEMAATEHQVDALKRFQRREFLRIAARDLFGMLDATTLTTTTAQLSNLADALVDGMLGIASREMAARKAGPLPGRFAVIAMGKLGGGDLNYSSDIDLIYVYELPGGDDDPAALDAHERYQKLGRRLTALLSEHTAEGYLYRVDMRLRPLGQRGALVYSLQQSVHYYETTGETFERFALLKARPIAGDRELGLRFVERVAPFVFRKYLDHAAIEELARYKKRADRAHAKHGDLDANIKEGRGGIREVELFAQVFQLIYGGEHASLRTGHTLTALRELGALGFIEPNDQQVLQAAYIFLRNIEHGLQAAQGQQTHSLSGTERGLRALARRLGFDAMETLTQVLDTHRDRVHAIYANLFYEETEAEALAGRTIFRLLAGEMEDGEARQRLKRAGFDDPDSGLAALRALDAAPTTGRASARNLLSNLLATIMSDDPPLTAPNRVLIRFERVVSKALGATGLFRTLLENAGLRRRLMAGLDAGDLFAARLAAYPELLDFMASAVLDIEAFRPAVEEAFADVLADNGGGLESQFDPFRRVKAMQEFKVLVEWLALRELTPLNEKLSLVADCALRAAARAASTAPAVTARASADASDFDTGWAVLALGKLGSSELTVHSDLDLVFLYDGDPSDAERFQLHQKFVRAIFDLLSKRTAAGAAYEIDTRLRPEGKMGALAIPLVAFERYLQGRAEIWERMAWTRARFAGGDPALGEEVQAVVNRFVYGEWSPRIPAYAMHVRGRIESELAREATGDRFDLKRGKGGLADIDFLLQVLQLRAGRDDERFRVPGSRRLLASLPDSVYLPSDEADVLRDAYAFLRQLETVLRIESDSGTNAISTDPGALEPLARRLRTSVSGSQLLEQYTATTDQVRRIYSDGMARLSA from the coding sequence ATGCCTCCCACCGAGCCGGCAGTCGTCACTCCCCGCGATATCTTCCTCGCGGCGCAGCTCGCGCCTGAACGTGCGGCGGCCTTCCTCGAGACGTGCGGGCTGCGCGACGGGGCCGCGGCGGATGCGCACCTGCAGCAACTGGCCGCCGATCTGCCGAGCCGGCTGGCCCTGGGCGAAATGGCGGAAACGCTCTTCGACGCGTTTGCCACCACACCCGACCCCGACGCCGCCCTGGTCGGGTTCTGCCGCTTCGCGTCGGAACACACGCCGAAGATCACCTTCATCAACAACCTGCGTGCGGACCCACGCATGCTGGAGATCCTGACGCAGATTCTCGGCACGTCCCCGTTCCTGAGCGAGATCCTGATTCGCAACCCCGAGTACCTCCACTGGTTGCACCACGAGCTTGAGCAGCGGCCACCCGACCGGGACGACTACGCGAGCGAGGTCAACCGGCTGCTTAACGAGATGGCGGCCACCGAACACCAGGTGGACGCGCTCAAGCGGTTTCAGCGACGCGAGTTCCTGCGCATCGCGGCGCGCGACCTGTTCGGCATGCTGGACGCCACCACGCTCACGACAACGACCGCGCAACTGTCGAATCTGGCCGACGCGCTGGTGGACGGCATGCTGGGGATTGCGTCGCGGGAGATGGCGGCCCGCAAGGCGGGACCGCTGCCGGGCCGCTTCGCCGTCATCGCCATGGGCAAGCTGGGGGGCGGCGACCTGAACTACAGCTCCGACATCGACCTGATCTACGTCTATGAGCTGCCGGGCGGGGACGACGACCCCGCCGCGCTCGACGCCCACGAGCGGTATCAGAAGCTGGGGCGCCGATTGACCGCTCTGCTGAGCGAGCATACCGCCGAGGGTTACCTCTACCGCGTCGACATGCGCTTGCGTCCTCTCGGCCAGCGGGGCGCCCTGGTCTATTCGCTGCAGCAGTCGGTGCACTACTACGAGACCACGGGAGAGACGTTCGAGCGTTTCGCCCTGCTGAAGGCCCGGCCGATCGCCGGCGACCGGGAGCTCGGCCTCCGGTTCGTCGAGCGGGTGGCGCCGTTCGTTTTCCGGAAATACCTGGACCATGCCGCCATCGAAGAACTGGCTCGCTACAAGAAGCGGGCGGATCGGGCACATGCGAAGCACGGCGATCTGGACGCCAACATCAAGGAAGGCCGCGGCGGCATCCGCGAGGTGGAACTCTTCGCACAGGTTTTTCAGCTGATCTACGGCGGCGAGCATGCATCGCTCCGCACCGGCCACACCCTGACCGCGCTGCGCGAGCTCGGGGCGCTCGGTTTCATCGAGCCGAACGATCAACAGGTTCTTCAGGCCGCGTACATCTTCCTCCGCAACATCGAACACGGGCTGCAGGCGGCCCAGGGCCAGCAAACGCACAGCCTGTCCGGAACCGAGCGCGGCCTGCGCGCGCTGGCCCGGCGGCTCGGCTTCGACGCGATGGAGACGCTGACCCAGGTGCTCGACACGCACCGGGACAGGGTCCATGCGATCTACGCCAACCTGTTCTACGAAGAGACCGAGGCCGAGGCGCTGGCCGGCCGCACGATCTTTCGCCTGCTCGCCGGCGAAATGGAGGACGGCGAGGCACGCCAGCGGCTCAAGCGGGCCGGCTTCGACGATCCGGACAGTGGGCTCGCCGCCCTCCGTGCGCTCGACGCGGCGCCTACCACGGGGCGAGCGTCGGCGCGCAACCTGCTCTCGAATCTCCTGGCGACCATCATGTCGGACGATCCGCCACTGACCGCGCCGAACCGCGTCCTCATCCGCTTCGAGCGCGTCGTCTCGAAAGCCCTCGGCGCGACCGGGCTCTTCCGGACGCTGCTCGAGAACGCCGGTCTACGGCGCCGGTTGATGGCAGGCCTCGACGCCGGCGATCTGTTCGCCGCACGACTGGCCGCGTATCCCGAACTCCTCGATTTCATGGCGTCGGCCGTCCTCGACATCGAGGCCTTCCGGCCAGCCGTCGAAGAGGCGTTCGCCGACGTGCTGGCGGACAACGGCGGCGGCCTGGAGTCACAGTTCGATCCGTTCCGGCGCGTCAAGGCGATGCAGGAGTTCAAGGTGCTCGTCGAGTGGCTCGCTCTGCGCGAGCTCACCCCCCTGAACGAGAAGCTCTCCCTGGTGGCCGACTGCGCCCTGCGGGCCGCGGCGCGCGCGGCGAGCACCGCTCCCGCGGTCACCGCCCGGGCATCCGCCGATGCGTCTGACTTCGACACCGGCTGGGCCGTTCTCGCCCTCGGCAAGCTCGGCAGCTCCGAGTTGACAGTGCACTCCGACCTCGACCTGGTGTTCCTCTACGACGGCGACCCCTCCGACGCGGAGCGATTCCAGCTTCACCAGAAGTTCGTCCGCGCCATCTTCGACCTGCTGTCCAAACGAACCGCGGCCGGCGCGGCCTACGAGATCGACACCCGGCTCCGTCCCGAAGGCAAGATGGGCGCCCTGGCGATTCCGCTGGTCGCCTTCGAGCGCTACCTCCAGGGCCGGGCCGAGATCTGGGAACGGATGGCGTGGACGCGGGCGCGTTTCGCGGGGGGCGACCCGGCGCTAGGCGAAGAGGTCCAGGCAGTCGTCAATCGGTTCGTCTACGGCGAATGGTCGCCGCGCATCCCGGCCTACGCCATGCATGTCCGCGGCCGGATCGAATCCGAGTTGGCCCGGGAGGCGACCGGCGACCGTTTCGACCTGAAGCGGGGCAAGGGAGGCCTGGCCGACATCGACTTCCTGCTGCAGGTGCTCCAGCTCCGCGCGGGTCGGGACGACGAACGTTTTCGGGTCCCGGGCTCGCGCCGCCTCCTCGCGTCGCTGCCCGACAGCGTCTACCTGCCCTCGGACGAAGCCGATGTCCTGCGCGACGCCTACGCCTTCCTTCGGCAACTGGAAACCGTCCTGCGGATTGAATCCGACAGCGGCACCAACGCCATCTCCACGGACCCGGGGGCGCTGGAACCGCTCGCGAGACGCCTGCGCACGTCCGTCTCGGGCAGTCAGTTGCTGGAGCAGTACACGGCTACGACGGACCAGGTGCGGCGGATCTACTCGGACGGGATGGCGCGCCTGTCGGCGTGA
- a CDS encoding NAD(P)H-quinone oxidoreductase, whose protein sequence is MPTPAALPETMTAIEISEPGPPEALRPAVRPTPRPGSGEVLVHVAAAGVNRADVMQREGRYPPPPGASDIPGLEVAGTIAEVGGDVVDVAVGDEVCAIVSGGGYAEYCVVPAPQCLPIPPSVSLRDAAALPEAYMTVWTNVFERGRLARGETFLVHGGSSGIGTAAIPLAKLRGARVFTTAGSEEKCTACAALGADLAINYREQDFLEVVREATDGRGADVILDMVGGAYLQRNIDSLALEGRLVIIALMEGAESELNLAAVMSKRLTVTGSTLRARRVDQKATVARAVRQEVWPHLASGELRPMVHATYPLADASEAHRVMQSSRHIGKLLMIP, encoded by the coding sequence ATGCCGACACCCGCGGCCCTGCCCGAGACGATGACCGCCATCGAGATCAGCGAACCCGGCCCGCCCGAGGCGCTGCGGCCGGCCGTGCGGCCGACGCCGCGGCCCGGCTCCGGTGAGGTGCTGGTGCACGTGGCGGCAGCGGGCGTCAACCGGGCCGACGTCATGCAACGCGAGGGACGCTATCCGCCGCCTCCGGGTGCATCCGACATCCCGGGACTCGAGGTTGCGGGCACCATCGCGGAGGTCGGCGGAGATGTCGTGGACGTTGCGGTGGGCGACGAGGTGTGCGCCATCGTCAGCGGGGGCGGCTACGCCGAGTACTGCGTCGTGCCGGCGCCACAGTGCCTGCCGATTCCGCCGTCGGTCAGTCTCCGGGATGCGGCCGCCCTCCCCGAGGCGTACATGACGGTCTGGACGAACGTTTTCGAGCGGGGCCGTCTCGCGAGGGGGGAGACCTTCCTGGTGCACGGCGGATCGAGCGGCATCGGGACCGCCGCGATCCCGCTGGCGAAGTTGCGCGGCGCGCGCGTCTTCACGACGGCCGGCTCGGAGGAGAAGTGCACGGCCTGCGCCGCCCTCGGAGCGGACCTGGCGATCAACTATCGCGAGCAGGACTTCCTCGAGGTGGTGCGCGAGGCGACCGATGGCCGCGGCGCCGACGTCATCCTCGACATGGTCGGCGGCGCCTACCTTCAGCGCAACATCGACAGTCTCGCCCTCGAGGGCCGGCTCGTGATCATTGCGCTGATGGAAGGCGCCGAGTCCGAGCTGAACCTGGCGGCGGTCATGTCGAAGCGTCTCACCGTTACCGGCTCCACCCTCCGCGCGCGGCGCGTGGACCAGAAGGCGACGGTTGCCCGCGCCGTGCGTCAGGAGGTCTGGCCCCACCTCGCCAGCGGCGAGCTCCGGCCGATGGTTCATGCGACCTATCCGCTGGCCGATGCCTCCGAGGCACACCGCGTCATGCAGTCCAGCCGCCACATCGGGAAGCTCCTAATGATCCCGTAA
- a CDS encoding dihydrodipicolinate reductase, giving the protein MAVIVSGRAAGVGITREYNRPARGSVNRRTRPMASQSSHHAPVRLVLVGYGRMGRAVDAIAESHGCAVAERLDIHNNRDGCGIDSPALDGVQVAIEFSLADAIVPNVAKLAARGINVVIGTTGWNDRETEVRRLADDAGIGVVHAANFSLGVNLFQAIVERGAALIAPHADFGAFIHEHHHAAKRDAPSGTALALQAAMRGAGYTREIDMASTRAGKMPGMHTVGYDGPFETIALTHTARDRATFARGAIEAARWVVGRQGWFTMRDVLGLD; this is encoded by the coding sequence ATGGCGGTCATCGTCTCGGGCAGGGCCGCGGGTGTCGGCATAACGCGCGAGTATAATCGTCCGGCACGCGGCTCCGTGAACCGCCGGACCCGACCGATGGCCTCCCAATCGTCCCATCACGCTCCGGTTCGCCTTGTGCTGGTCGGCTACGGCAGGATGGGCCGGGCGGTCGACGCGATCGCCGAATCGCACGGCTGTGCGGTGGCCGAGCGGCTCGACATCCACAACAACCGGGACGGCTGCGGGATCGACTCGCCGGCCCTCGACGGCGTGCAGGTGGCCATCGAGTTCTCACTCGCCGACGCGATCGTGCCGAATGTCGCGAAGCTGGCGGCGCGCGGCATCAACGTCGTCATCGGCACGACCGGCTGGAACGACCGCGAAACCGAAGTGCGGCGGCTGGCCGACGATGCCGGGATCGGCGTCGTGCATGCGGCCAACTTCTCGCTTGGCGTCAATCTCTTCCAGGCGATCGTGGAACGCGGCGCCGCGCTGATCGCGCCGCACGCCGACTTCGGCGCGTTCATTCACGAGCACCACCACGCGGCCAAGCGGGATGCGCCATCCGGGACCGCCCTCGCCCTCCAGGCGGCGATGCGCGGCGCCGGCTACACGCGCGAGATCGACATGGCCTCGACGCGAGCCGGCAAGATGCCCGGAATGCACACGGTCGGCTACGACGGACCCTTCGAGACGATTGCGCTGACCCACACCGCGCGTGACCGGGCGACGTTTGCGCGCGGCGCGATCGAGGCGGCCAGGTGGGTGGTGGGCCGGCAGGGATGGTTCACGATGCGCGACGTGCTGGGACTCGACTGA
- a CDS encoding 4-hydroxy-tetrahydrodipicolinate synthase — protein sequence MATNWAGCGPALVTPFTETGDLDEAAVTRLARRQVDGGVHFLVPCGTTGESPTLAHAEKIRVVELVARAADGRVPVLAGAGGYDTRASAELAADMARAGANGILSVTPYYNKPTPDGLFLHYATIAEATELPIIVYNVPSRTGCNVTPATLRRLAEIPNVVGVKEASGDLGQMCEICQTMADDFSVLSGDDAFTLALMALGGRGVISVVSNETPEEMAALVDRAAAGDYAEARAIHNRLLPLMQVNFVESNPIPVKAALAEMGLIDTATYRSPMAPPRPESHERIIGVLKGLGLVQ from the coding sequence ATGGCAACCAACTGGGCGGGCTGCGGACCGGCGCTCGTAACGCCGTTCACCGAGACTGGCGATCTGGACGAAGCGGCCGTCACTCGCCTGGCGCGGCGCCAGGTCGACGGCGGCGTGCACTTCCTCGTGCCGTGCGGCACGACGGGCGAGAGCCCGACGCTGGCGCACGCCGAGAAGATCCGCGTCGTCGAGCTGGTCGCGCGGGCGGCAGACGGCCGCGTCCCCGTGCTCGCCGGCGCGGGCGGCTACGACACCCGCGCATCCGCCGAGTTGGCCGCCGACATGGCCCGCGCGGGCGCCAACGGCATCCTGTCGGTGACGCCGTACTACAACAAGCCGACGCCCGACGGGCTATTCCTGCACTACGCGACGATTGCCGAAGCGACCGAGCTGCCGATCATCGTCTACAACGTCCCGAGCCGGACCGGCTGCAACGTGACGCCCGCGACGCTGCGCCGACTGGCCGAGATTCCAAACGTCGTCGGCGTGAAGGAAGCCTCCGGCGACTTGGGCCAGATGTGCGAGATCTGCCAGACGATGGCGGACGATTTCTCCGTCCTCTCGGGCGACGACGCCTTCACCCTCGCGCTGATGGCGCTCGGCGGCCGCGGCGTCATCTCCGTCGTCTCCAACGAGACGCCGGAGGAGATGGCCGCGCTGGTCGACCGTGCCGCGGCGGGCGATTACGCCGAGGCTCGCGCCATCCACAACCGCCTCCTGCCCCTGATGCAGGTGAACTTCGTCGAGTCGAATCCGATCCCGGTCAAGGCGGCGCTGGCGGAAATGGGCCTGATCGACACCGCTACCTACCGCTCGCCCATGGCGCCTCCCCGCCCGGAGAGCCACGAACGGATCATCGGCGTTTTGAAGGGTCTAGGCCTCGTCCAATAG